ATCGGGCTTTAAAAGAATATTAGATTTTATATCTTCAAAATCAAGCTTATCGCCGGTGACCGTTAATTCGCACCAGCCTCTTAATCGCTCCATTTCAAGGACCCCTTTGATGTATGTTGATGACCAAGTTTACTCAAAAACGGCAAAAAACCGGAGTTTATCTCCGGTTTTCTTAGTTTAAAACAGTATTTGTATCTTAGTTTCCAAAAGTTCTTCTTTTGAAAGGCGAAATGCCTCGTAAACAGGTTTCAGCGTCAGCCCTTCATCATTCTTGTACATGGCATGACCGGCCGATTTTAGGCTGTCAAGTGTCCCTAGTCCTACCGACTGCCCAAAAGCGCCGAGCAGCACGAATCCGTGCATATACTTATTCGCACTGATATGGTTTTTTGAGGTCTTGACCGTCAATAGTGGGATCTCAAAAGACAGCTCTATAACTTTATCAGTTGACGGATCGAATTCTACCATCATAAAACTGCCGTTTAATTTTGTTTCTACCGGTTTGCCGGAAATCTTAAGTGAAAGTTTATCCCTTTCAACAAAAGACGGGATAAATAGTTTCATCTGCGCAGATTGGGCAGTCGAGTTTAAGACCTCGAAGAGGACATACCCCTCCTCAGGGTATCTGCTGCTTTGATGCAAAGTGACCGATCCGCCGCCTGTCTCGAACGTAACCGTGTTTGAATTATATCCTGTAACTAAAAGCGTGCCGTCGTCGTCACAAAGATACTGATACCCGATAGCTCGTGATAACCCCTCGCCCCCGCGCATCGTGCAGCACCAGTATGCCTCATACAGTTTTTCATTTTTAGGCTTTAAAAATTCGTTCTTTATGCCGCTGCATGAATCGACACCGAAACCGCCGTTATTTCTTTGCCCAAAACCAAGCGCGTTAAAATATATCTTTTGGGCAATTTCAAGGTATGAGGTTTCGCTTGTAAAACGGAACAGCTCCATCGCCGCGATATAGGAATCTATATGAGCGCATGGTTCTGTCCATTCCGGGCGCTGGAACCAGTTGTAATTAGCAAAATTCTCAGTCATTGCGTTATCAGTATAGATGCTGAAGATCTTCTGCGCGCTCTTCAAAACATCCTTGTCGCCTGTGACTTCGTAAAATCTCAAAAGTCCCCTTGTAGCAGACAGGGTTGCATGTGTCTGAAACTGAAGCGCGTAGACGTCAGCTGTGAGGAACTTTTCTATCATAGCTTCTATCGTTTCCTTGAGAGCTTGGTCTTTAAGTATCTTCAGCGCATGGGTCGCCCCGTCCAGCATTATGAAGGCACAGCCGGTGTCTGTCGAAAGGTGCCATCCGTTTCTTGTATCTTTTACAAGCTCGCCCATTGCCTGACCGTCTTTATTCCTCTGATCGGGGCTGAGCGGATAGATATGATAAAAATCTTTTGTCGGGATTATAAGCTTTTCAGCGATATCTTTTATAACTTTATATGCAAAAGCGTCGCCTGTCCACTCGTAATATTCGCACATGCTGCGTAAAAACCAGCTGTTTCCGGCAAGCTGCTGTTCGTCGACCTCGCCCTTTTCCATGATCTTTCCGAAATAGTTATTGCCATTCAGATGCGCTGGCAATTTATTTAATATCTCATAAAGAAAGCGCGGCGTCCTACGAGTTGTCTTTGAAAGGAGCACAAGCCCGAGTAGCGCCCTGCCCTCCCAGTCGCCCGGCCATGAATATGCGCCTGTTTGGAATACCCCTTTAGTATCGTAAAGATCCGTTTCAAGCCTGTCGAAATTGCGCCAAGCTCTTTCAAGAAGCGCACCCTCTGTATATATGCTGTCTGCCCCTAATGTTTTCACGATATTCACCCCAAAAAAATACAATCTAGTCAAAGCAAAATAAAATCACGTTGTATTTTACCATATCAGTATAACTCAGTATGGTAATATAAATGTAACTTTTGTAATCTCTTATCATTTTAAGGATTTAACGGAATTTTTTGTTGAAATTCCCGATTTAAAATATACGCCATGATGCCTCTGAAAGCAGCATCAATCGTTAAATATATGTGCTAATTATGTAAACCTCAAAAAGCTGATTATAATAAGTAATGTACCGGTTATTGTGCACTGCTTATGGTAACTTAGGCAACTATTTATTCTGTGGCGTCATAGTGAAATATAGAAAATAATTACGTCCTGCCCATGCAGAATCGTCATTTATCTGCTGATAAGTACAGATATAATATCTGCCCGGCTGTAACACATATCCGTCAATATTACGGTAGGGGTGCCCTGCACTATCGGTTTTCTCTACGCCGTCGATATAAGTGGTTGCAGGATCTTTGTCGATGCCCACGTAGAACGAATCTAGTATATATGTATCCCAGCTTACCCCGTAAGCTGAATATGCCAGGTCATCCTGCCACTGATCGCCTGGCTGTGACAGCCCGCCCGCGATAACATTTACATTAACAGGAATAGGCGTGTAAAAACTATATACATCTATGTTATCATAAGTGCTGAAACTGCCGTATATAGTGTCGCCGCTGTTGATTGAATAAATGCTGACTTTATCACTGGAACTCGGTTCATCTACTATACGATTTGCAAAATCCGGATTTTCCTGTAGTGACTTTTTAAATTCGTTTACAAAAACATCCTCATATTTATTTCCGGCTGAAGATGTGTCGACACCTATTACAGAGTCGATCGGGACGGCAAGGTTAAGGTTTTGCCCGGAAACGAAACCTCCGCAGGTTATGCCGACCACTTCTCCGTATTCATTAAGCAGAGCGCCGCCGCTGCTTCCCTCTGATATGGGAGCCGTTATCTGTATGTAAGTCTGCCCGTCGTCCAAAGCCCTCTTGCTATTGCTGACGATGCCATCCGAAATAGAATTCTGTAGTCCCTGCGGGCTTCCGATCGTATAGACCACGTCGCCATTGCTCAAAGATGTCAATTCATGCATTGTAAGGTAAGGAAATGAGCCTTTAAGCTTGCCGCTTTGAGACGTTTTTGAAACACGAATTACAGCGTAATCCCTGTCTTTATCGTAAGCAATTATATTAGTAACACGATACTTCTCGCCTTCAGTCGTTGTAATCACCGCCGCGCTGGTCGACTCGATAACATGGTAATTAGTGACTGCGACGCCATCGGCATTGATGAAAAATCCGCTTCCGGACGCAATAGGTGCATCTGAATTTAAATCGTCAAGCGACTCGTATACCTCAATATAAAATACGGCCGGAGACGCCATTTCGGATATCTGCTTTGCTGTCAGCACTTTACCCGTAGTAGGAGCAGGCGCCGTTGCCGATGAATCGCCGGAAGATTCTTCAGAAGAGGATGTGTCACTACGGCTTAGTTTTACATGTCTTATATTCAAACCTGAAGCAACCGTCTGTTTGACAGCACCCGTATCAGTCAGCGACTGTAAAAGGCTTTTTTCACTGCCTTTGATATTCTCAAGAAGGGCATTATATGAAATCACAACAACGTCTTCACGCAGAAAACTTGTGGTAGCCGCATTGTAATTGCCGTCAGTAAGTCCCAGCGTGTCCGAAAGCTTCCATGCGCAGTTCCACGAAAAATCACCGTTTGAATCACTATATCCGAGCGCCCGTAGAACAAAAGTCAGATACTGTGCGGCACTTACAGCTGTGGAACCGCTGAAAGTGGTCTCCCCCGTTCCGTTTGCAAGACCATGAGCGTAAGCATAACCGACATACGGCGCCGCCCATGAGTCGACATCTGTGAAAGGATAATTCCAGCTTCCGGCTTTGGCGTCATTCTCTTTGCCTAAAAGACGTATGAGCATGGTGACTGCCTCTTGTCTGGTAGGGGCTCTGTCAAGATCATAAAGCGTATTGCCATTTAAATCCGTCCCCGCCCCCTGGAACAGACCAAGCGTTTTTAGCGTATTTGCCGCCTGTACAGCCTCACTGCTTGCGGCAAAGGACACGGGACAGTTGATAAGTATAATCGTCAGCACAATAAAAAGTGATAAAATCCTTCTTTTTGTTTTAAGTTTTATCATTTTGCCATCTCCTATTGACCGGATAACAGAATTTTGACTATATTATAGCAGTAAAATCTTTAAATAGTATTAAAAAATAGTAACATTTATATGAATGTGAAATATCAGCCGAATAGCGAAAGCTATTATAATAATTTTATTATATAAATAATCTAATTTCAATTATTTGCAATATATGGTCAGCATCTTTTATTTTGTGTGGAAATTTTTTCAAGATAAAAAGATTTTAACACAAAAATAGCTGCCGATTTCCCGACAGCCGCAAGATAAAACTAATTAAATTCTATATCTTAACATCACTCATTTTTATACTGAGCCCGCTACGTATTTTAACACGTGTAACCGTAATTGGTATTTTCAGCTGTATCTGCATGTGTGTTCATGCCATATCGATTGGCACCCGGTGTCCCCTGCATACACATCATAATGAAAAAAAAGATCTTTCCTATAACGGGTATAAAGAAGATTAATGCCAAGATACTGGACTTATCGATATCATGAAGCCTTCTAAAAGAAACCGCGATTAACGGACAAGCTATTGCTAAAAGAAGTAAATGAGCGTAGAAAATCATAGTATGGATATGTAATATCTTTCCTAAAGACAAAAAAGCCGCAAAAATTATAGCATTTGTCAAAAAAAACGTCCAGAATTCTCTTCTGCTTGCCCTTCCTTTAAAATTATAATAGTTAACTAGTGCTTTAAAATACCAACTCATTTGCTGTCATCCTTTTTTTCAATATATTACTGTCACCCTTTTTTTCAATATATTATGATTTTCTATTATTGTCAACGAGATGTCCTTATTTTTAATCTAACTTTAATCTTGCTTTAATAAAAAAGCCGGACAGTGCTGATGTCCGGCTTTTTTTATTTTACTAAACTATACTGCTCTTTTTAGTTGGAACTTTGAAACCTGTTTTTTAAGCAGATCAGCCTGTTGGTTTAAAATATCGCTTGCAGAGGCGCTTTCCTCAGAAGTCTCAGAAATGGTCTGGATAACCTGAGAAACCTGCTGAAGCCCCTGGTCTATCTGCGCAATGCCTAGCGCCTGCTCGTTTGAAGCAGTTGATATATCATTTACATATGTTGAAACTTTATCTACCCCTGTTACGATTTTACTAAGAGCATCTGCTGTCTTGTTTGCAATCTCGGTGCCAACACTAACCTTACGAACTGTGCCTTCGATCAGGTCAGTTGTCTCCTTTGCGGCTTCAGCGCTTTTAGCGGCAAGGCTTCTCACTTCTCCGGCAACGACGGCAAAGCCTTTGCCATACTGTCCAGCTCTTGCTGCTTCGACCGCCGCGTTTAAAGCAAGAATATTTGTCTGGAACGCAATATCGTCTATGACCTTAATAATTTTTGAAATATTAGACGATGCCTCGCCTATATCCGACATTGACTGGAGCATGTCGTTCATATTGCTGTTTCCTGACGATGCGCTCTGTTTCACAGTATCAGCAAGTCTATTTGCTTCGACCGCGTCTTCTGCATTTTTTCTTGTCTGAGCCGAAATCTGTGTAACAGACGCCGTAAGTTCTTCAACTGAGCTTGCTTGTTCTGATGCGCCGTCTGAAAGCATCTGGCTTCCCTCTAATACCCGAGTAGAGCCGGCGGCAACCTGCTCAGAAGTCTCTGATATTCTTCCGAGAAGCTCGTTGAGCGAATCAATAATCAAATTGATAGCAATAGGCAGCGCCTGATAGTCGCCGGGAAGATCGGGCATCTTGTCGATGCTGAAATTGCCTTTTGACATTTGGGTAATAGCGTTCGTCACACTTCCGATTATCTTTTTTATACTCTGAAACGTATAATTGTACGCGTTTGAAAGATCCTTGAACTTTCCTTTATAAGACTGCGACAGTGTAATGTCAAGTTTGCCTGTCTGACTAAGCTTTGTCATGTTTTCAGTAACTTCATTGATCGGCATTTCCACTGCGCTAAGAAGGTCGTTAACAGAACTGATAACTGCTGCATAACCGCCATCGAATTTTGTAACATCGCCTCTTATTTTAAGATCTCCGTTGGCAGCCGAATTTGCTATAAGCGTGGTTTCGTCAATCAGCGACTGTATGCTCTCCATCATTTGCGTAAGTGACGGTGTGAGTATATCGTTATTGCTGATTTTACCCATAATCTTATAATTTTCAAGCTCGCTAATATCGCCTTTTGAAATTCCCCTCGCAAGTTCCTCAATCGACGCCAGTCTGTCCTTAACGCTCGTAAGTTTAGAATATACAGTTGCGTAATCGCCTTTTGAATCTTCCGTTATTTCAAAGGTATAGTCGTTTACAGCCATTGCACTGAGAATTCTCATAAAGTCGGTCAGCGGATTTGAAATAGCTTCAAGCGAATTATTGAACCCTTCGACGATCTTTCTGTATCCGCCCTCAAATTTTTCTGCATTTCCACGGGCATTTATGACATTCCCGTTGACGCTTTCGTTTGCAAGGTTATCGACCTCATTGATAAGATCTTGGATTTGAGTCATCATCTTGATAATGGCAGGAGTCATATTATCGTTTTCAGAAAGCTTCCCTGTATTTTTAAGATCACTAAGATCACTGGTATCACCTTTAGATATGCAGTCTACAACATTTTGCAGCATTAAAAGCTTTTTGCAGAGATTGTTTGTTTCGTCTGCCATGTCTTTGAAGATGCCGTTATAGTCGCCATTTACTCTGTCTGTGTAGTCGTTGACAATGACTTTTGCCATGATCCTGCGTACTTCTTCTATCGGCTCTGCAACGCTATCCATCAGCGTATTGATGTCACTTGTGAGCTGTTTCCAGCTGCCCTCATAGACAGATGTGTCAATCCTCTTCGTAAGATCCCCGTCATTTGCCGCGCCTATTATCCTATTGGTGTATTGAACAATTGAGCGGACAGTGTCAGACGTTCTCTTAAGCACCGGAGTTATCTGATCTTCAGCGTCCTCACTTTGATTTATACTTGACATATTGCCTTGAGAAATACCGTCCATAGTGACAAGAACTTTATTCTGAAGCGTGTCAGCAAGTTCATTCATAGCAAGCGACATCTTTCCTATCTCATCTTTTGATTTAACTTTGAGGCGTTTGCCCAAATGGCCTTTTGACAGTTCTTCAATCATTTCAAGTGCATCACGTATCTTATTTGATAGGTAAAAAGAAATCGTAAGGCATATAAACATGCTCAAAACAAATGCTATTAGCATGACGGAATAAAATTTATTTCTTGTGCCGTTTACAACCTTCCCGATCGAGCTCTGATTATTTCCCAAAAAGAACATGCCTATGATCTTGCCAGTGCTGTCTTTTAACGGGATGTAATAACTAAGCGTCTTTGCCCCCGCGACGTTTGCGAAGCCAGCATAATCCTGTGCACCCTTTAAAACCTGCTGAACGACTGCAGCACTCGCCTTTGTACCGGTGGCACGTTTTCCGTTTGCTTTTACGCTTGTACATACACGGACATCATTTAGAAACAGCGTGCAATAATAACCTGTTCTGTTGCTGACGAGATCGACAATGTCGGTGTCGTCGTTGATAAGCTTGCTGCCTTTATATAATTTATCCCCGTCTGCCGTCCATGCACCGGGATATGTAGTATCAAGATAAGTCATAACAAAATTAGACTGAGCCTTTAAGTTGTTTTCCTGATCGATAAGTACAACGTTATTCATGTCTTTGTCTACCATGTACGTAAACGCAAAACACAAAAGCAACACCATCAGCGTTACCGGGATAAACAGTTTCAACGCGATTCCTTTCAGTCTAAAAAATTTTTGCACTCTTTTCATTGTCCGACTCCCTTTCAAAAATTTAATGTTTTTAAAGTATGTTTAAAATTCCGACATTATAGGTTCTGTTGTTATTTATATATATAGAATTTTAAACACATGTTAAGAAAAGACAGCCAGCATATACCTATACCTTCTGTCTTTTAACATTTAATTTTCAGTCATTCTTTATGTTATCACCTCAAATGCAATGCTGCAGTTTTAGCGCTTTCCCAAATACAGAAATTTTTATGTACAATATAATTATCGAAATATATACATATATGTTTAATTAGAATGTTAAATTTTTATTTGTTTTTTACAAGAAATATAAGGGAATTAAGAATAAAATATGTATATATTGACAAATAGTTGTTTATTCATTCTCTCCCTATTCACTAATGTTTTATTGTTAAGAATCCGCAACACAAGATTGATAGAAATAAATCAAAATAGAATGAATGAAAAATAATTAAAGATAATTTTGGGCATAAATTACGAACATTTAAAGAGTAATCGGTCAAACAAAAAGCGTTAATTAATATAATAACCAATATCAATAAAATATATATTGATTTAAAAGTCAAACTTTGATTTTTATAAAAAGTGAATTTATAAATAAATAAAAACACCTCTATAATAAACAGGATTGTGACTATGAACCTTAATCGCCTACTAAGTAAAAGCGCGCTTGGTGGGATTTCCCAGTTGGGTCCCACTTGTGAAAGAGCCAATATTTTAAAACTAGCAATTAGCATTAAAAATAAATTAATATACCTTAACTTTTTCACAAAGTGCCCCCCATCACTGCATAATATTTCTGGATATTAATACCCAGGCAGGAAACGAATTGTATATATTAGTCTGCGCAGTCATAGTATATTAAATAAACATTCGACCGTAATGTACGCCTCCTGCCCATTTTGTAACTGCAATCACTTTAATATTTCTTATGCATCGCGAACCCGTCAACTATTATACTGGCAAATCGATAAAAAGTCTTTGAAAATCTGCGTCATCCATTATTATTGGTTTTTAAAATCTCATGATTTTTCTTTTTCTTTTTTACGTAGAAATAGAGCGCACATAAAATACAAAATACAACTCCGGATATTTGCCCATAGCCAAAAATCAGTAAATAAACCCCTCTGACGTCAATAAAATCTCCTGGAATACGTGGTTTTTGATTTTCAAACCAAGTATAAATCAGTATGTAAGTAAAATTTAGTAAAAATGATATTGCAATAAGAATGTATGATCTATTAAACTTAATAAAATTTAGCAATTTAGCTATCAAGATTACAGTTAAAATAGGCCCAAGAATCCAGGTAAATATAACTATTAGAGGATAATAAAATTCGTGAAAAAATAGCGGCAAAATACATAATATCAAATAACATATAGCGACTAATATATGGGTTACTATAAAATGTAATAGTCCTTTCATAAAAACCTCCGAACTTAAAAATATATGTGTATGGTTTTAGCTCTGCCGATCAATATTCAAATAAGTGTTATTGAACGTTAAATAATCGCTTGATCGTTATGATTGCCTGCTCACGGGTGTAGGGCGAATCTGGCTCAAACCTGCCGCCACCCATGCCGTTCATGACCTTAAGATTGTTTGTTTTATCTGCCGCAGACGAAACATAGCTGATTGCGTCCTTGCCCCAATCGCTGAAAGATGCACTGTCAGTAAAGCTGATTGCATCCCTCTGCGGCTCGGAATAGCCCAATACTTTTGCTGTACGATACAGCATCGCTGCCGCCTCCTGCCGGGTGATATGCCCCGATGAATCGAAAAGTTTGTCGCCCTTACCGTTTACAATACCAAGCGCCGCGACGGCAATGATTTTGCTATCGCTCGTATCATTAAAGAGATATTCATTAACGGTCAGGCTCCTATCTATAAGCACTTTATCAAT
This is a stretch of genomic DNA from Bacillota bacterium. It encodes these proteins:
- a CDS encoding glycoside hydrolase family 127 protein, with the translated sequence MKTLGADSIYTEGALLERAWRNFDRLETDLYDTKGVFQTGAYSWPGDWEGRALLGLVLLSKTTRRTPRFLYEILNKLPAHLNGNNYFGKIMEKGEVDEQQLAGNSWFLRSMCEYYEWTGDAFAYKVIKDIAEKLIIPTKDFYHIYPLSPDQRNKDGQAMGELVKDTRNGWHLSTDTGCAFIMLDGATHALKILKDQALKETIEAMIEKFLTADVYALQFQTHATLSATRGLLRFYEVTGDKDVLKSAQKIFSIYTDNAMTENFANYNWFQRPEWTEPCAHIDSYIAAMELFRFTSETSYLEIAQKIYFNALGFGQRNNGGFGVDSCSGIKNEFLKPKNEKLYEAYWCCTMRGGEGLSRAIGYQYLCDDDGTLLVTGYNSNTVTFETGGGSVTLHQSSRYPEEGYVLFEVLNSTAQSAQMKLFIPSFVERDKLSLKISGKPVETKLNGSFMMVEFDPSTDKVIELSFEIPLLTVKTSKNHISANKYMHGFVLLGAFGQSVGLGTLDSLKSAGHAMYKNDEGLTLKPVYEAFRLSKEELLETKIQILF
- a CDS encoding trypsin-like peptidase domain-containing protein, with protein sequence MIKLKTKRRILSLFIVLTIILINCPVSFAASSEAVQAANTLKTLGLFQGAGTDLNGNTLYDLDRAPTRQEAVTMLIRLLGKENDAKAGSWNYPFTDVDSWAAPYVGYAYAHGLANGTGETTFSGSTAVSAAQYLTFVLRALGYSDSNGDFSWNCAWKLSDTLGLTDGNYNAATTSFLREDVVVISYNALLENIKGSEKSLLQSLTDTGAVKQTVASGLNIRHVKLSRSDTSSSEESSGDSSATAPAPTTGKVLTAKQISEMASPAVFYIEVYESLDDLNSDAPIASGSGFFINADGVAVTNYHVIESTSAAVITTTEGEKYRVTNIIAYDKDRDYAVIRVSKTSQSGKLKGSFPYLTMHELTSLSNGDVVYTIGSPQGLQNSISDGIVSNSKRALDDGQTYIQITAPISEGSSGGALLNEYGEVVGITCGGFVSGQNLNLAVPIDSVIGVDTSSAGNKYEDVFVNEFKKSLQENPDFANRIVDEPSSSDKVSIYSINSGDTIYGSFSTYDNIDVYSFYTPIPVNVNVIAGGLSQPGDQWQDDLAYSAYGVSWDTYILDSFYVGIDKDPATTYIDGVEKTDSAGHPYRNIDGYVLQPGRYYICTYQQINDDSAWAGRNYFLYFTMTPQNK
- a CDS encoding DUF805 domain-containing protein codes for the protein MSWYFKALVNYYNFKGRASRREFWTFFLTNAIIFAAFLSLGKILHIHTMIFYAHLLLLAIACPLIAVSFRRLHDIDKSSILALIFFIPVIGKIFFFIMMCMQGTPGANRYGMNTHADTAENTNYGYTC
- a CDS encoding methyl-accepting chemotaxis protein — translated: MKRVQKFFRLKGIALKLFIPVTLMVLLLCFAFTYMVDKDMNNVVLIDQENNLKAQSNFVMTYLDTTYPGAWTADGDKLYKGSKLINDDTDIVDLVSNRTGYYCTLFLNDVRVCTSVKANGKRATGTKASAAVVQQVLKGAQDYAGFANVAGAKTLSYYIPLKDSTGKIIGMFFLGNNQSSIGKVVNGTRNKFYSVMLIAFVLSMFICLTISFYLSNKIRDALEMIEELSKGHLGKRLKVKSKDEIGKMSLAMNELADTLQNKVLVTMDGISQGNMSSINQSEDAEDQITPVLKRTSDTVRSIVQYTNRIIGAANDGDLTKRIDTSVYEGSWKQLTSDINTLMDSVAEPIEEVRRIMAKVIVNDYTDRVNGDYNGIFKDMADETNNLCKKLLMLQNVVDCISKGDTSDLSDLKNTGKLSENDNMTPAIIKMMTQIQDLINEVDNLANESVNGNVINARGNAEKFEGGYRKIVEGFNNSLEAISNPLTDFMRILSAMAVNDYTFEITEDSKGDYATVYSKLTSVKDRLASIEELARGISKGDISELENYKIMGKISNNDILTPSLTQMMESIQSLIDETTLIANSAANGDLKIRGDVTKFDGGYAAVISSVNDLLSAVEMPINEVTENMTKLSQTGKLDITLSQSYKGKFKDLSNAYNYTFQSIKKIIGSVTNAITQMSKGNFSIDKMPDLPGDYQALPIAINLIIDSLNELLGRISETSEQVAAGSTRVLEGSQMLSDGASEQASSVEELTASVTQISAQTRKNAEDAVEANRLADTVKQSASSGNSNMNDMLQSMSDIGEASSNISKIIKVIDDIAFQTNILALNAAVEAARAGQYGKGFAVVAGEVRSLAAKSAEAAKETTDLIEGTVRKVSVGTEIANKTADALSKIVTGVDKVSTYVNDISTASNEQALGIAQIDQGLQQVSQVIQTISETSEESASASDILNQQADLLKKQVSKFQLKRAV
- a CDS encoding S-layer homology domain-containing protein — its product is MPTTKYVLDRPAGWAKCEVSEADKLSLMPEGFDQWYNYSITREEFCTLAVNMIEKKTGKAIDKVLIDRSLTVNEYLFNDTSDSKIIAVAALGIVNGKGDKLFDSSGHITRQEAAAMLYRTAKVLGYSEPQRDAISFTDSASFSDWGKDAISYVSSAADKTNNLKVMNGMGGGRFEPDSPYTREQAIITIKRLFNVQ